A portion of the Plasmodium gaboni strain SY75 chromosome 5, whole genome shotgun sequence genome contains these proteins:
- a CDS encoding putative trafficking protein particle complex subunit 8 gives MASYIAEEIRNIISDIYLSTILIDSSKIVKREISYFLGISVNDLFQPFGFCDSFINDDNEKIDLKLNTSININYLNKNNTLNEKVIENKNIKIRFINANEYEDVKLEYLDKILIDTISYNEPEYSDIYNEQNLNAYFKKNEKDNISLNKKYFEYICANSTVLHKDIKKDIVKNIEENKREQYEDNIEKRKYSQYDNNKNTYNYNNIYKNKSDNFFPQSSSYDYITNSDVNDNNDIDNEIFKNKYMNNIQKYNAFSLPWFNTYFKTSWTYTHLFNNSSCTPLGIVYICSTRDSNVIDLYKSMIKNNIKRNNAYMNANIPKCIILLHISNNHDDDIETDVQKLFVNIQSTFLNFKCHLLIIKAHRFFSAYEKYAKNINEEIKKKTYHHDNIKKDMSENLNKHSKDLSKDHSFENMSDNNIHSSITYELKNDNFLNNALYHDQQEESYNKNNYGTKKIVSSHNNDYDDYDKDDNYDDEPKVVKKQETVTCSDKNEKIRIHRKNRKQINYVHLNNIQKLYMNHLSMHFSDFFLDDGIKVAKNINDIEESMNIKKNISIDMNRIYEYIMSDKILCISKKMPLYIDEIYFCCCLDIVDIISLKMFIHNFIKTCVIPYISMLTNDINNLILSNKKSLRNQLKFMWRKTKLNFTSSDAATFVAEQTSNVLLNVAQNVLVSPSDNKNDESGKGYDVSAVDDTKDGLDERGPLIEEDNKKDEKYEKNNQSNVNESQLFNVSNNEVGLKLFGRRDSFQFFRRTASNNSSSSNKNLVEGKNYNKESLEWFYKTLSDIYFILNEYELSYNVLKICINEFKHDKMYFYLGSIYELISLCIHNMDNINKKDSLYYLDLSYQMYHKCYYLNNMFICCILNYYLSLIYDEPNESSINILINANVDFSYIEEKLATENMKLSKFFIQNNNIRSGLLLEQITYSYKKEKIDQSFNFNEFIKNLNTYNKIITNMVNKNVHYYLTDNMKKTKKKKKEQINEEGNISNDMVSNNKDIHIETKKKCDDNNIISPMKDNRKVSTHMMSYDNTSTTMNNKNIYTTDMYNIDDNNNNINNEIICDENKTRDKHQSSNNQRKNKKDDRNENINVGNIENMENIENIENMENIENIENIENIENIKNIENIKNINNKVSIMTQNNYNNNNIMLVKNKNYKYRKYLFEMTLAGHTFNKCGFKRLALFCYSNVLKKYEQKVFMKHIYEHLHFMMARQAFSINLYYEALNHYICILNSITNNYEKSYILNKQIDIYTTSADKEVNFIREFAYVYKIYVDKILNELFKNNKTKHTIGNNNNNNNNNNNNNNNSGGHNNDISNNINKVVNNDDNLSIEHNNEEKKKMNRINYFSDDNTENIIKPLNLRIPFINLRNSESLFVNSLFISKTNIYNNEKNGHINFFYIYENNIYKMKNYDTTLNDMYHILTRNISHGSISHIHEFNYMYIMYKKFINSVYNEAIDITYDDFVERQEMTNKEKEDNHIKNNSHNKQDDSNINEMNYNNNIKSDSKEQSEYTLRYIKSLNLYTPYINEKDKNEFDKYIKELKNKMINCIQFYNNNQIKDIYQKSINNEEIKINTQYIQYISKGDYIFISFQLINPLYTKVECQGTHICAYYYNEDINKDIEVEKKIFILEPRQARMCTLYIKPQKKGLLFISGVTWHLFGLVKIYQSFFIHGFKKMHKKFNKMHALRYDEIYNCEDNIQKKENIKHLKKEMNKYTWSNNIGMLEKKSFKKMSYYDIDQRLLLYVYEKCYKFSFEFVNMYLNRSASKKVKEDEKKITVNNYEIDMIELFEGEYVETVFKITNYSDSDVNYMGICVTPCNLFMCYKIVHNSTVEGQAEEYVLCKEKKKFEHLNNTHNNNKKKKIINNNNNNNNNNNNNNNYYYYDDDKNNEIHNVGINKKKISIDNELYTNENVDKDINVFKQKFKHKNIQHIIINGDIKKEDTLCLYFQVNSTYAGLHKCMITMLCKKNDEQIKKENKNYSNYLDILTEKKEGCYLFMRLMNIIPLIRLKMYTPLSIIHNDKYNYIYLSFENISKRDIYIKNIYFHYIFNEKLLNEYIKNKKKYMSKIEGIHDFEGISKRDKKKKNNNNNKKENNNDKKKNNNNNKKNNNNDNNNNNNNDNNHYDDNDDDTNVPYYYYNSKLYNFYSQNNNFLYIKKNEKSTYLFYTQEFDLKNMCSTCYIFLEWFLKEDENIRSGIIKNDTKFSNDIIKFSMECIETDIYMNNEKEKKVQISVNIQNNLDIDLKECYIHANEIDAMYTLSSLENPMEDKNEYMSLSVINTHEQEDSNISSNDEYDNMNKTLTRNVSHSVDNMNYNDNHIGYDTNVITSYNEEPMQCNDILKSDDNNIYNQDETKKDMSYTSNILKEIKKNKYPYNYDVINEIYKDEQNKDEDNERINISSFSYNKKIKDDIYLIQKNVTKKIDLFNYNFITSSFRFKKNFEISMLQKSFISPNIRSNTLLKDNDNMLIQKNSSFDDILFKQRREKKIYNVIKYNTYYTHNYNDNNSLMRIMTKKKKKKYKGKHKQEETEEKENIEETEDIEDMEEIEEIQMKNKQKKKKGYYQ, from the exons ATGGCTAGTTATATTGCAGAagaaataagaaatattattagtGATATTTATCTATCTACCATTTTAATTGATAGTAGTAAAATTGTAAAAAGGGAAATATCATATTTCCTTGGTATAAGTGTGAATGATTTGTTTCAACCATTTGGTTTTTGTGattcatttataaatgATGACAATGAAAAAATAGACCTGAAATTGAACACAAgcataaatataaattatttaaataaaaataatactCTAAATGAAAAGGtaattgaaaataaaaatattaaaatacGATTTATAAATGCGAATGAATATGAAGATGTCAAGTTAGAATATCTCGATAAAATTTTGATTGATACTATTTCATATAATGAACCAGAATATTctgatatatataatgaacAAAATCTTAATgcatattttaaaaaaaatgagaaaGACAATATTAgtttaaataaaaagtactttgaatatatatgtgcTAATTCAACTGTACTTCAtaaagatattaaaaaggatatagtaaaaaatattgaagaGAATAAAAGAGAGCAATACGAGgataatatagaaaaaaggaaatattctcaatatgataataataaaaatacatataattataataatatatataaaaacaaaagtGATAATTTTTTCCCTCAATCTTCTAgttatgattatataacaaatagCGATGtgaatgataataatgatatagataatgaaatatttaaaaataaatatatgaataatattcaaaaatataatgcATTTTCTCTACCTTGgtttaatacatattttaaaacatCATGGACCTATACACATTTGTTTAATAATTCGTCATGTACTCCTTTAGGAattgtttatatttgtaGCACAAGGGATAGTAATGTTAtagatttatataaatcaatgattaaaaataatataaaaagaaataatgCTTATATGAATGCTAATATACCCAAGTGTATTATTCTTCTTCATATTTCTAATAACCATGATGATGATATAGAAACAGATGTTCAGAAattatttgtaaatatacaatcaacttttttaaattttaagTGTCATTTGTTAATAATTAAAGCCCATCGATTTTTTAGTGcttatgaaaaatatgcaaaaaatataaacgaggaaatcaaaaaaaaaacatatcatcatgataatataaaaaaggaCATGAGTGAAAATCTAAACAAACATTCAAAGGATCTTTCAAAGGATCATTCATTTGAAAATATgagtgataataatattcacAGTTCGATTAcatatgaattaaaaaatgataattttttaaacaatGCATTATATCATGATCAACAAGAAGAATcatataacaaaaataattatggtactaaaaaaattgtttcttcacataataatgattatgATGATTATGATAAGGATGACaattatgatgatgaaCCAAAGGTGGTAAAAAAACAAGAAACAGTCACCTGTTCTGATAAAAATGAGAAAATAAGAATACATAGAAAAAACAgaaaacaaataaattatgtacatttaaataatatccaaaaattatatatgaatcACTTGAGTATGCATTTTAGcgatttttttttagatgATGGAATAAAGGTTGCtaagaatataaatgatattgAAGAAAgtatgaatataaaaaagaatatttcTATCGATATGAATAGgatttatgaatatataatgtcagataaaatattatgtattaGTAAGAAAATGcctttatatattgatgaaatatatttttgttgttGTTTGGATATTGTTGATATTATATCTCTAAAAATGtttattcataattttataaaaactTGTGTAATACCATATATTAGTATGTTAACgaatgatataaataatttgattttaagtaataaaaaaagtttaAGAAATCaattaaaatttatgtGGAGAAAAACCAAATTAAATTTCACTTCCTCTGATGCTGCAACGTTTGTAGCTGAGCAAACAAGTAATGTTTTATTGAACGTAGCACAAAATGTGTTGGTATCTCCTAGTGATAATAAGAATGATGAAAGTGGAAAAGGATATGACGTATCTGCTGTGGATGACACGAAGGATGGTTTGGATGAACGGGGTCCTTTAATTGaagaagataataaaaaggatGAAAAGTATGagaaaaataatcaaaGCAACGTTAATGAATCTCAACTTTTTAATGTATCAAATAATGAAGTAGgtttaaaattatttggTAGAAGAGATTCATTTCAATTTTTTCGACGAACGGCTAGTAATAATTCATCATCGAGTAACAAAAATTTGGTAGAAGGAAAAAATTACAATAAGGAATCACTTGAATGgttttataaaacattgagtgatatttattttattttaaatgaatatgaattatcatataatgttttaaaaatatgtataaatgaatttaaACATGATAAgatgtatttttatttagGAAGTATATATGAATTGATTAGTTTATGTATTCATAATATggataatattaataaaaaggattcattatattatttagaTTTGAGTTATCAGATGTATCACaaatgttattatttaaataatatgtttatatgttgtatattaaattattatttatcacttatatatgatgaacCAAATGAATCatctataaatatattgataaaTGCAAATGTAgatttttcttatatagAAGAAAAGTTAGCAACagaaaatatgaaattatcaaagttttttattcaaaataataatataagatCTGGATTATTACTTGAACAAATTACATAtagttataaaaaagaaaaaatcgatcaatcatttaattttaatgaattcataaaaaacttaaatacatataataaaataataacaaatatggtaaataaaaatgtgcattattatttaactgacaatatgaaaaaaacaaagaaaaaaaagaaagaacaaataaatgaagaagGAAATATATCAAATGATATGGTGTCAAATAACAAAGATATCCATATtgaaacaaaaaaaaaatgtgatgataataatataatatctCCTATGAAGGATAATAGAAAGGTAAGTACTCACATGATGAGTTATGATAATACGTCTACCACAATgaataataagaatatatatacaactgatatgtataatatagatgataataataataatataaataatgaaataatatgtgatgaaaataaaacaaGAGATAAACATCAAAGTAGTAATAATCaaaggaaaaataaaaaggatgATAGAAATGAAAACATAAATGTTGgaaatatagaaaatatggaaaatatagaaaatatagaaaatatggaaaatatagaaaatatagaaaatatagaaaatatagaaaatataaaaaatatagaaaatataaaaaatataaacaataaaGTAAGCATAATGacacaaaataattataataataataatataatgttagtaaaaaataaaaattataaatatcgaaaatatttatttgaaatGACATTAGCTGGTCatacatttaataaatgtgGTTTTAAAAGGTTAGcattattttgttattccaatgtattaaaaaaatatgaacagAAAGTATTTATGAAACATATTTATGAACATTTACATTTTATGATGGCTCGTCAAGCTTTTAgtattaatttatattatgaggcattaaatcattatatatgtattcTCAATTCGAttacaaataattatgaaaaatcttatatattaaacaaacaaatagatatatatacaacATCAGCAGATAAAGAAGTCAATTTTATAAGAGAGTTTGcttatgtatataaaatatatgtagacaaaattttaaacgaattattcaaaaataataaaacgAAGCATACCATtggtaataataataataataataataataataataataataataataatagtggtggtcataataatgatatatcaaataatataaacaagGTAGTAAATAATGATGACAATTTATCTATTGAACATAATAATGaggagaaaaaaaaaatgaatagaataaattattttagtgatgataatacagagaatattataaaaccattaaatttaagaattccatttattaatttaagAAATTCAGAAAGTTTATTTGttaattctttatttatatctaaaactaatatatataataatgaaaaaaatggtcatattaattttttttatatttatgaaaataatatatataaaatgaaaaacTATGATACAACATTGAATGATATGTATCATATTCTCACAAGAAATATATCTCATGGTAGTATCTCGCATATACATGaatttaattatatgtatattatgtataagaaatttataaataGTGTATATAATGAGGCAATTGATATAACATATGATGATTTTGTGGAAAGACAAGAAATGACGAATAAAGAAAAGGAGgataatcatataaaaaataatagtCATAACAAACAGGATGattcaaatataaatgaaatgaattataataataatataaaaagtgATAGTAAAGAACAATCTGAATATACTttaagatatataaaatcattgaatttatatactccatatataaatgaaaaggATAAGAATGAATTTGACAAATACATAAAAGAGTtgaaaaacaaaatgataaattGTATACagttttataataataatcaaataaaagatatatatcAAAAGAGTATAAATAAcgaagaaataaaaataaatacacaatatatacaatatatatctaaaggagattatatatttatttcttttcaGTTGATTAATCCTTTATATACAAAGGTCGAATGTCAGGGTACGCATATATGTGCTTACTATTACAACGaagatattaataaagatattgaagttgaaaagaaaatatttatcttGGAACCTCGGCAAGCAAGAATGTGTACCTTATATATAAAGCCCCAAAAAAAAGGATTGCTCTTTATATCGg GTGTGACGTGGCACCTTTTCGGCCTAGTAAAAATTTATCAAAGCTTCTTCATCCATGGGTTTAAAAAAATgcataaaaaatttaataaaatgcACGCACTAAGATATGACGAGATATACAACTGTGAAGATAATATTCAGAAGAAAGagaatataaaacatttgaaaaaagaaatgaataaatatacatggtctaataatataggtatgcttgaaaaaaaaagttttaaaaaaatgtcTTATTATGATATTGATCAAAGGTTATTATTGTATGTGTATGAAAAATGTTATAAGTTTTCATTTGAGTTTGTCAATATGTATCTAAATAGGAGTGCATCGAAAAAGGTTAAGGAggatgaaaaaaaaattactgtaaataattatgaGATAGATATGATAGAATTATTTGAGGGTGAATATGTTGAAACAGTATTTAAGATAACAAACTATTCAGATAGTGATGTAAATTATATGGGTATATGTGTAACTCCATGTAACTTATTTATGTGTTATAAGATAGTGCATAATAGTACTGTTGAGGGGCAAGCAGAAGAATATGTATTAtgtaaagaaaaaaagaaattcGAACATTTAAACAATacacataataataataaaaaaaaaaaaataataaataacaataataataataataataataataataataataataattattattattatgatgatgacaaaaataatgaaatacATAATGTCggaataaataaaaaaaaaatttctaTAGATAATGAGTTATATACCAACGAAAATGTTgataaagatataaatgtatttaaacaaaaatttaaacataaaaatattcaacacataataattaatggtgacataaaaaaagaagatacATTGTGTTTATATTTCCAAGTTAATTCAACATATGCTGGCTTACACAAATGTATGATTACTATGTTATGTAAAAAGAACGatgaacaaataaaaaaagaaaataagaATTATTCGAATTATTTAGATATCCTTACTGAGAAAAAAGAAGGATGTTATCTTTTTATGAGattaatgaatataatCCCTTTAATAAGattaaaaatgtatacACCTCTAAGTATTATTCAcaatgataaatataattatatatatttgtcatttgaaaatatatctaagagagatatatatattaaaaatatatattttcattacatattcaatgaaaaattattaaatgagtatataaaaaataaaaaaaaatatatgtcAAAAATTGAAGGCATACATGATTTTGAGGGTATATCAAAAAGggacaaaaaaaaaaaaaataataataataataaaaaagaaaataataatgataaaaaaaaaaataataataataataaaaaaaataataataatgataataataataataataataatgataataatcattatgatgataatgatgatgatacTAATGTGccttattattattataatagcaaattatataatttttattcacaaaataataactttttatatataaagaaaaatgaaaaatcGACATATCTATTCTATACACAAGAGTttgatttaaaaaatatgtgtagtacatgttatatattcttaGAATGGTTCTTGAAGGAGgatgaaaatataagaaGTGGAATCATAAAGAACGACACGAAGTTTTctaatgatataataaaattttctaTGGAATGTATAGAAAcagatatatatatgaataatgaaaaagaaaaaaaggTTCAAATTTCTGtgaatatacaaaataatttagaTATAGATTTAAAGGAATGTTATATACATGCAAATGAAATTGATGCAATGTATACATTATCTTCTTTAGAAAATCCGATGgaagataaaaatgaatatatgaGTTTGTCTGTTATAAATACACATGAACAAGAAGATAGTAATATATCTTCAAATGAtgaatatgataatatgaataaaacATTAACAAGGAATGTATCACATAGTGTAgataatatgaattataatgataatcATATAGGTTATGATACGAACGTTATAACTTCTTATAATGAGGAACCCATGCAATGTAATGATATCCTAAAAagtgatgataataatatatataatcagGATGAAACAAAAAAGGATATGTCCTATACTTCTAATATTTTGaaggaaataaaaaaaaataagtaCCCTTATAACTATGATgttataaatgaaatatataaggaTGAACAAAACAAAGATGAAGATAATgaaagaataaatatttcttcattctcatataataaaaaaataaaagatgatatatatcttatacaaaaaaatgttaccaaaaaaattgatttgtttaattataattttataacatCTAGCTTTAGatttaaaaagaattttGAAATATCCATGTTACAAAAAAGTTTTATATCACCAAATATTAGAAGTAAtacattattaaaagataatgacaatatgttaatacaaaaaaatagCTCATTTGATGACATACTTTTTAAACAAAGaagggaaaaaaaaatatataatgttataaaatataatacttattatacacataattataatgataacAATAGTTTAATGAGAATaatgacaaaaaaaaaaaaaaaaaaatataaaggTAAACACAAACAAGAAGAAAcagaagaaaaagaaaacataGAAGAAACAGAAGACATAGAAGACATGGAAGAAATTGAAGAAATCCAAATGAAGAACAAGcaaaagaagaaaaaaggATATTACCAA
- a CDS encoding putative actin-like protein — MDTYNDILSIVIDLGFENIKVGYAGDENPMNVFSSNVGMALDLDKKIKEEVYKKCLCTKEEFYQHNLIYPLFYLEALENTYIKPCLYLDNKNNFNINEDVFEKIFCMNVRGDRYVTNLFERRVKNFVGNKLYKQTSLGSEFVDNENVGEIENDHNDNNTNNSDNINNSDNINNSNNINNSDNINNSDNINNSNNTHNSNNTHNSDNINNNGTHDNHLSPLELWGIENNHFDIDLIENKMVDINNIKKMLNKYNNIGCGFNENIELFSYLFSIPNMRNKEIKVKIAELLFEKYNIPAIYFNPKAILTGFSYNKKVCSVVDVGSCYTDFSLCNEGSIDNKNYKIYNIGGNTVDYYLEELLEKYNTQYCCPYYEHYKNNNNKKYKKENIHSDYYNIAKYLPLKDLKNYLCEVADNEKKIYDAKNINFNDNIDIYILPDGQNINITKFNNIAPEIFFTPSLLQNSNKLNHHLNNVFTKEDSFQGTPQTLFHLLKNLNSIKYRDDLINNVIITGSSTLLNNFNQRFEKEFNELNINHQNNTNLPNINILKSGKTDKQYSSWKGGSILASFKNFNSFFVTRKEYQEYGFEIINRKC, encoded by the coding sequence ATGGATACATACAACGACATATTAAGTATTGTTATCGATTTAGgatttgaaaatataaaagttGGTTATGCGGGAGATGAGAATCCTATGAATGTGTTTAGTTCGAATGTTGGCATGGCTTTAGATttagataaaaaaataaaagaagaagtgtataaaaaatgtttatgTACTAAAGAAGAATTTTATCAacataatttaatttatcctttattttatctAGAAGCTTTAgaaaatacatatataaaaccTTGTTTATATcttgataataaaaataattttaatattaatgaagatgtatttgaaaaaattttttgCATGAATGTTAGAGGAGATAGATATGTTACCAATTTATTTGAAAGAAGGgtaaaaaattttgtaGGTAATAAGTTATACAAGCAAACAAGTCTAGGAAGTGAATTTGTTGACAATGAAAATGTCGGTGAGATTGAAAATGAtcataatgataataatacaaataatagtgataatataaataatagtgataatataaataatagtaataatataaataatagtgataatataaataatagtgataatataaataatagtaataacACACATAATAGTAATAACACACATAAtagtgataatataaataataatggCACACATGATAATCATTTAAGTCCTCTTGAATTGTGGGGAATTGAAAATAACCATTTTGATATTGACTtaattgaaaataaaatggttgatattaataatataaaaaagatgctaaataaatataataatataggTTGTGGatttaatgaaaatatcGAACTTTTTTCTTATCTATTCTCTATACCTAATATGagaaataaagaaataaaagtaaaaatagCTGAATTATTgtttgaaaaatataatatacccgctatttattttaatcCAAAAGCTATATTAACTGGCttttcttataataaaaaagtttGCTCAGTTGTTGATGTTGGATCTTGTTATACTGATTTTTCATTATGTAATGAAGGAAGCattgataataaaaattataaaatttataatatagGAGGAAATACTGTAGATTATTATTTAGAAGAAttattagaaaaatataatacacAATATTGTTGTCCATATTATGAACactataaaaataataataacaaaaaatataaaaaagaaaatattcattcagattattataatatagCAAAATATCTACCATTAaaagatttaaaaaattatttatgtgAAGTTGCagataatgaaaaaaaaatttatgatgcaaaaaatatcaattttaatgataatatagatatttatattttgcCAGATGgacaaaatattaatattactaaatttaataatatagctcctgaaatatttttcacACCATCCTTGTTACaaaattcaaataaattaaatcATCATTTAAACAATGTATTTACAAAAGAAGACAGTTTTCAAGGCACTCCACAAACATTgtttcatttattaaaaaatcTAAATTCAATCAAATATAGAGATGATTTAATAAACAATGTTATTATAACTGGATCATCTactttattaaataattttaatcAACGATTTGAAAAAGAATTTAATGAActtaatataaatcatCAAAATAATACTAACCTTCcaaatattaatattttaaaatcGGGGAAAACTGATAAACAATATTCTTCTTGGAAGGGTGGAAGTATTCTTGCCTCCTtcaaaaattttaattctttttttgtaaCTCGAAAGGAATATCAGGAATATGGTTttgaaattattaatagAAAGTGTTGA